A stretch of the Cellulomonas sp. WB94 genome encodes the following:
- a CDS encoding IS256 family transposase, whose protein sequence is MAMDQSALLDLLAALKDTDVSDRIRTATEHLYQELIDAEATAVIGAGPWQRTQARTALRNGSRDRVLTTTAGDLDLRIPKLRTGSFFPSLLERRRRVDQALFAVVMEAYLHGVSTRKVDDLVRALGADTGISKSEVSRICAGLDEEVSAFRDRSLADAGFPYVFLDATYCKARVGRRVVSQAVVIATGVRADGHREVLGFDVGDSENGAFWTSFLRSLKARGLGGVALVISDAHEGLKTAIASVLLGSSWQRCRVHFTRNVLDAVSKTNAEMVAAAIRTIFAQPDAAHVAEQFEVIATMLTRSHPKVGHMLTDAREDLLAFTAFPASHWKKIWSTNPLERLNKEVKRRTDVVGVFPNPAALLRLAGAVLVEAHDEWAATDRRYLSENSMAQLATMTLTTQEVDHTELLTA, encoded by the coding sequence ATGGCTATGGACCAGTCTGCCCTGCTCGACCTGCTCGCCGCATTGAAGGACACCGACGTCAGCGACCGGATCCGGACCGCGACCGAGCACCTGTATCAAGAGCTGATCGACGCCGAGGCGACCGCGGTGATCGGCGCCGGCCCCTGGCAGCGCACGCAGGCCCGCACGGCGTTGCGCAACGGGTCGCGGGACCGGGTGTTGACGACCACGGCCGGGGACCTGGACCTGCGGATCCCCAAGCTGCGCACCGGGTCGTTCTTCCCGTCCTTGCTCGAGCGGCGCCGCCGGGTCGACCAGGCACTGTTCGCGGTCGTGATGGAGGCCTACCTGCACGGGGTCAGCACCAGGAAGGTCGACGACCTGGTCAGGGCCCTGGGGGCCGACACCGGGATCTCCAAGAGTGAGGTCTCCCGGATCTGCGCGGGCCTGGACGAGGAGGTCTCGGCGTTCCGTGACCGGTCCCTGGCCGACGCGGGGTTCCCCTACGTGTTCCTGGACGCGACGTACTGCAAGGCCAGGGTCGGGCGCCGGGTGGTGTCCCAGGCCGTGGTCATCGCCACCGGGGTCCGCGCCGACGGGCACCGTGAGGTCCTCGGCTTCGACGTCGGAGACTCCGAGAACGGCGCCTTCTGGACCAGCTTCCTGCGCTCGCTCAAGGCCCGCGGGCTGGGCGGTGTGGCGCTGGTCATCTCCGACGCCCACGAGGGCCTGAAGACCGCGATCGCCTCGGTCCTGCTCGGCTCGTCCTGGCAACGCTGCCGGGTCCACTTCACCCGCAACGTCCTCGACGCGGTGTCCAAGACGAACGCCGAGATGGTCGCCGCCGCGATCCGCACGATCTTCGCCCAACCCGACGCCGCCCACGTCGCCGAGCAGTTCGAAGTCATCGCGACCATGCTGACCCGCTCCCACCCGAAGGTCGGGCACATGCTCACCGACGCCCGCGAGGACCTGCTCGCCTTCACCGCGTTCCCCGCCAGCCACTGGAAGAAGATCTGGTCGACCAACCCCCTGGAACGACTGAACAAGGAGGTCAAACGCCGCACCGACGTCGTGGGGGTCTTCCCCAACCCCGCCGCCCTGCTGCGCCTGGCCGGCGCCGTCCTGGTCGAGGCCCACGACGAATGGGCCGCCACCGACCGCCGCTACCTATCCGAGAACTCCATGGCCCAACTCGCCACCATGACCCTGACGACCCAGGAGGTGGACCACACCGAACTCCTCACGGCATGA